Proteins encoded by one window of Streptomyces sp. NBC_01571:
- the mqnP gene encoding menaquinone biosynthesis prenyltransferase MqnP has protein sequence MSSASAALPQPGRTKAFLRLVMIEHSVFALPFAYIAALTAMYELDENIHWGRLFLVTVAMVGLRTFAMAANRIIDREIDARNPRTAHRELVTGAMSVKHAWTGALVAVVFFLGAAALLNPLCLALAPIAVIPMVVYPYGKRFTNFPQAILGLAQAMGPIGGWLAITGEWSWNAVILGLAVGVWIGGFDLIYACQDVETDREVGVMSVPARFGIPAAVRGARVCHAVTTALFVWYALATGAGAFFWFGLVIVAGAFLYEHSIVKPHDLSRLNRAFFSVNGFIGIALFVCALLDLLVRGLTV, from the coding sequence GTGAGTTCAGCTTCCGCGGCGCTCCCGCAGCCGGGCCGCACCAAGGCGTTCCTGCGCCTCGTCATGATCGAGCACTCGGTGTTCGCACTGCCCTTCGCGTACATCGCCGCGCTGACCGCGATGTACGAGCTGGACGAGAACATCCACTGGGGACGGCTGTTCCTGGTGACCGTCGCGATGGTCGGGCTGCGCACCTTCGCGATGGCGGCGAACCGGATCATCGACCGCGAGATCGACGCCCGCAACCCCCGCACCGCCCACCGCGAGCTGGTCACCGGCGCGATGAGCGTGAAGCACGCCTGGACCGGCGCGCTGGTCGCCGTGGTCTTCTTCCTGGGCGCGGCGGCCCTGCTGAACCCGCTCTGCCTGGCGCTCGCGCCCATCGCCGTGATCCCGATGGTGGTGTACCCCTACGGCAAGCGGTTCACGAACTTCCCGCAGGCCATCCTGGGGCTCGCGCAGGCGATGGGACCGATCGGCGGCTGGCTGGCGATCACCGGCGAGTGGTCCTGGAACGCGGTGATCCTGGGACTCGCGGTCGGCGTCTGGATCGGCGGCTTCGACCTGATCTATGCCTGCCAGGACGTCGAGACGGACCGCGAGGTCGGTGTCATGTCCGTACCGGCGCGCTTCGGCATCCCCGCCGCCGTCCGCGGAGCACGGGTCTGCCACGCCGTCACCACCGCGCTCTTCGTCTGGTACGCCCTCGCCACCGGCGCCGGTGCCTTCTTCTGGTTCGGCCTGGTGATCGTCGCGGGCGCCTTCCTCTACGAGCACAGCATCGTCAAGCCGCACGACCTGTCCCGGCTGAACCGCGCGTTCTTCAGCGTCAACGGGTTCATCGGCATCGCTCTGTTCGTGTGCGCCCTGCTCGATCTGCTCGTCCGCGGGCTCACGGTCTGA
- a CDS encoding class I SAM-dependent methyltransferase, which produces MTSRPDAIRASYDTVADDYAELLRTELADKPFDRAVLGAFAEKVKDGGGGVVADLGCGPGRVTTYLDGLGLDAYGIDLSPGMVAVARRRHPELRFEVGTMTALDIADGALAGALAWYSTVHTPLEELPLFFGEFRRVLAPGGHLLLAYKVGDERVHLDHAYGHDLDLDVHRFPPERVAGLLRAAGLVEVARLVREADAREKTPQAFVLARRERE; this is translated from the coding sequence ATGACCTCTCGCCCGGACGCCATCAGGGCGTCGTACGACACCGTCGCCGACGACTACGCCGAGCTGCTCAGGACGGAGTTGGCGGACAAGCCGTTCGACCGGGCCGTGCTCGGGGCCTTCGCGGAGAAGGTGAAGGACGGCGGCGGCGGGGTGGTCGCGGATCTCGGGTGCGGGCCCGGCCGGGTGACCACATATCTGGACGGGCTCGGGCTGGACGCGTACGGGATCGATCTGTCGCCGGGGATGGTGGCGGTGGCCCGCCGCCGCCATCCGGAGCTGCGGTTCGAGGTGGGGACCATGACCGCTCTCGACATCGCGGACGGCGCACTCGCCGGAGCGCTGGCCTGGTACTCCACCGTGCACACGCCACTGGAGGAACTCCCGCTGTTCTTCGGAGAGTTCCGCCGCGTACTGGCTCCCGGCGGCCATCTCCTCCTCGCCTACAAGGTGGGGGACGAGCGGGTGCACCTGGACCACGCGTACGGGCACGACCTCGACCTCGACGTCCACCGCTTCCCGCCCGAGCGGGTCGCGGGACTGCTGCGCGCCGCCGGGCTGGTCGAGGTCGCGCGTCTCGTCCGCGAGGCCGACGCGCGGGAGAAAACGCCCCAGGCGTTCGTACTGGCCCGCAGGGAGCGGGAGTAG
- a CDS encoding menaquinone biosynthesis decarboxylase encodes MAYDDLRSLLRALEREGDLKRIKAEVDPYLEVGEIVDRVQKAGGPALLFENVRGSAMPLAMNVFGTDRRLLKALGLKSYGEISDKIGGLLRPELPHGFVGVREAFGKLGAMAHVPPKKVKEAPVQEVVLRGDDVDLDALPALFTWPQDGGSFFNLGLTHTKDPESGIRNLGLYRLQRHDKRTIGMHWQIHKDSRNHYQVAARRGERLPVAIAFGCPPAVTYASTAPLPGDIDEYLFAGFIQGKRIEMVDCKTVPLQVPAQAEVVLEGWLEPGETLPEGPFGDHTGFYTPQEPFPALTIDCVTMRKRPLLQSIVVGRPPTEDGPLGRATERFFLPLLKIIVPDIVDYHLPEAGGFHNCAIVAIDKKYPKHAQKVMHAVWGAHMMSLTKLIVVVDSDCDVHDLHEVAWRALGNTDYSRDLTVVEGPVDHLDHASYQQFWGGKAGIDATRKWPEEGYTRDGGWPEMVLSDPQTAATVDRRWKEYGL; translated from the coding sequence ATGGCTTACGACGATCTTCGCTCCCTGCTGCGGGCACTGGAGCGCGAGGGCGACCTCAAGCGCATCAAGGCCGAGGTGGACCCGTACCTGGAGGTGGGGGAGATCGTCGACCGGGTGCAGAAGGCCGGCGGCCCCGCGCTGCTCTTCGAGAACGTGCGCGGTTCCGCCATGCCGCTCGCCATGAACGTCTTCGGGACCGACCGGCGCCTGCTGAAAGCCCTCGGTCTGAAGTCGTACGGCGAGATCTCCGACAAGATCGGCGGACTGCTCAGGCCCGAGCTGCCGCACGGATTCGTGGGGGTGCGCGAGGCCTTCGGGAAACTCGGCGCGATGGCCCACGTACCGCCGAAGAAGGTCAAGGAAGCACCGGTGCAGGAGGTCGTCCTGCGCGGCGACGACGTCGATCTCGACGCGCTGCCCGCCCTCTTCACCTGGCCCCAGGACGGCGGCTCCTTCTTCAACCTCGGGCTGACCCACACCAAGGATCCCGAGAGCGGCATCCGCAATCTCGGGCTCTACCGTCTGCAGCGCCACGACAAGCGCACCATCGGTATGCACTGGCAGATCCACAAGGACAGCCGGAACCACTACCAGGTCGCGGCGCGCAGGGGGGAGCGGCTGCCCGTCGCGATCGCCTTCGGCTGTCCCCCCGCCGTGACGTACGCCTCCACCGCGCCGCTGCCCGGTGACATCGACGAGTACCTCTTCGCCGGGTTCATCCAGGGCAAGCGGATCGAGATGGTGGACTGCAAGACCGTCCCGCTCCAGGTCCCCGCGCAGGCCGAGGTGGTCCTGGAGGGGTGGCTGGAGCCGGGCGAGACGCTGCCCGAGGGGCCGTTCGGCGACCACACCGGGTTCTACACGCCGCAGGAGCCCTTCCCGGCGCTGACCATCGACTGCGTGACCATGCGGAAGCGGCCGCTGCTCCAGTCCATCGTCGTGGGCCGGCCGCCGACCGAGGACGGCCCGCTGGGCCGGGCCACCGAGCGCTTCTTCCTGCCCCTGCTGAAGATCATCGTGCCGGACATCGTGGACTACCACCTGCCGGAGGCGGGCGGCTTCCACAACTGCGCGATCGTCGCGATCGACAAGAAATACCCCAAACACGCCCAGAAGGTGATGCATGCCGTCTGGGGCGCCCACATGATGTCCCTCACCAAGCTCATCGTGGTCGTCGACTCGGACTGCGACGTCCACGATCTCCACGAGGTCGCGTGGCGGGCCCTGGGCAACACCGACTACTCCCGTGACCTCACGGTCGTGGAGGGTCCCGTCGACCACCTCGACCACGCCTCCTACCAGCAGTTCTGGGGCGGCAAGGCGGGTATCGACGCGACGAGGAAATGGCCCGAGGAGGGCTACACCCGGGACGGCGGCTGGCCCGAGATGGTGCTGTCCGACCCACAGACGGCAGCGACGGTCGACCGCCGCTGGAAGGAGTACGGGCTGTGA
- the ccsB gene encoding c-type cytochrome biogenesis protein CcsB — MTLATATNEHLANVSNTLVYSSMAVYTLAFFAHIAEWIFGSRSKVARTAAALTSEPKAAAPAVTVKSAGGTAVLERPQVVTRSATGSRDVPDGPGAHGGDEQGDLYGRIAVSLTVVAWAVETAGVVARALSVQRAPWGNMYEFSITFSTVAVTVYLAFLLARKDIRWLGLPLVTTVLLDLGLAVTVLYTASDQLVPALHSYWLYIHVSTAILCGAIFYVGAVGTLLYLFKDSYENKLATGGQPGRFATSVMERLPSSASLDKFSYRVNAAVFPLWTFTIIAGAIWAGDAWGRYWGWDPKETWAFITWVAYACYLHARATAGWKGRKAAYIALIAFACFLFNYYGVNIFVSGKHSYAGV, encoded by the coding sequence GTGACTCTCGCCACCGCAACCAACGAACACCTCGCCAACGTCAGCAACACGCTGGTCTACTCCTCGATGGCCGTCTACACGCTGGCCTTCTTCGCGCACATCGCCGAGTGGATCTTCGGCAGCCGCAGCAAGGTCGCCCGCACGGCGGCCGCGCTCACCTCCGAACCGAAGGCGGCGGCTCCCGCGGTCACCGTGAAGTCGGCGGGCGGTACCGCGGTCCTGGAGCGGCCGCAGGTCGTCACCCGGTCCGCGACAGGTTCCCGCGACGTGCCCGACGGTCCCGGAGCGCACGGCGGGGACGAGCAGGGCGACCTGTACGGCCGTATCGCGGTGTCCCTCACCGTGGTCGCGTGGGCCGTCGAGACGGCCGGCGTGGTGGCCCGCGCCCTGTCGGTGCAGCGTGCGCCGTGGGGCAACATGTACGAGTTCAGCATCACCTTCTCGACCGTCGCCGTGACCGTGTACCTGGCGTTCCTGCTGGCGCGGAAGGACATCCGCTGGCTGGGCCTGCCCCTGGTCACCACGGTCCTGCTCGACCTCGGTCTCGCCGTCACCGTCCTGTACACCGCCAGCGACCAGCTCGTCCCCGCCCTCCACTCGTACTGGCTCTACATCCACGTCTCGACCGCGATCCTCTGCGGCGCGATCTTCTACGTGGGCGCGGTCGGCACCCTGCTGTACCTCTTCAAGGACTCCTACGAGAACAAGCTGGCCACCGGTGGGCAGCCGGGACGTTTCGCCACCTCCGTCATGGAGCGGCTGCCCTCCTCGGCCTCCCTCGACAAGTTCTCCTACCGGGTCAACGCCGCCGTCTTCCCGCTGTGGACCTTCACGATCATCGCGGGCGCGATCTGGGCGGGCGACGCGTGGGGCCGTTACTGGGGCTGGGACCCGAAGGAGACCTGGGCGTTCATCACCTGGGTCGCCTACGCGTGCTATCTGCACGCCCGTGCCACGGCCGGCTGGAAGGGCCGCAAGGCCGCGTACATCGCGCTGATCGCCTTCGCGTGTTTCCTCTTCAACTACTACGGCGTCAACATCTTCGTCTCCGGCAAGCACTCCTACGCCGGCGTCTGA
- a CDS encoding nucleoside deaminase: MERIDQAVGPARARAWLATAVEEARAGLAEGGIPIGAALYGADGTLLGRGRNRRVQDGDPSMHAETAAFRAAGRQRTYRGTTMVTTLSPCWYCSGLVRQFGISRVVIGEAGTFHGGHGWLAEHGVEIVLLDDPGCAAMMRDFVEKNPALWNEDIGE, translated from the coding sequence ATGGAGCGCATCGATCAGGCAGTCGGCCCGGCACGGGCCCGCGCGTGGCTCGCCACCGCCGTCGAGGAGGCACGCGCCGGGCTCGCGGAGGGCGGCATCCCCATCGGCGCCGCGCTGTACGGCGCCGACGGCACCCTCCTCGGGCGCGGCCGCAACCGGCGCGTCCAGGACGGCGACCCGTCCATGCACGCGGAGACCGCGGCCTTCCGTGCCGCCGGACGGCAGCGGACCTACCGCGGTACGACCATGGTGACCACCCTGTCGCCGTGCTGGTACTGCAGTGGTCTGGTCCGGCAGTTCGGCATCTCCCGGGTCGTGATCGGGGAGGCCGGGACCTTCCACGGCGGCCACGGCTGGCTGGCCGAGCACGGTGTGGAGATCGTCCTGCTGGACGATCCCGGGTGCGCGGCCATGATGCGCGACTTCGTCGAGAAGAACCCGGCCCTGTGGAACGAGGACATCGGTGAGTGA
- a CDS encoding PLD nuclease N-terminal domain-containing protein, whose protein sequence is MLRYLPFLLVLALWIYAFIDCLNTPEEEVRGLPKVVWVIIILLFGEVLVGPVAWLVAGRTRRGGPAGAAATGWRRDQGTPYVAPDDNPEFLNSLRTEKAERPDRDEALLKDWEADLQRREEELRRREQRSKSDDES, encoded by the coding sequence ATGCTCAGGTATCTGCCCTTCCTGCTGGTCCTGGCGCTGTGGATCTACGCCTTCATCGACTGCCTGAACACTCCCGAGGAAGAGGTCCGCGGCCTGCCGAAGGTGGTGTGGGTGATCATCATCCTGCTCTTCGGCGAAGTACTGGTCGGGCCGGTCGCCTGGCTCGTCGCGGGCCGCACGCGCCGCGGGGGCCCGGCGGGCGCCGCGGCCACCGGCTGGCGCCGCGACCAGGGCACGCCGTACGTCGCCCCCGACGACAACCCGGAGTTCCTCAACTCGCTCAGGACCGAGAAGGCCGAGCGGCCGGACCGTGACGAGGCACTCCTGAAGGACTGGGAGGCCGACCTGCAGCGCCGCGAGGAGGAGTTGCGGCGGCGGGAGCAGCGGAGCAAGTCCGACGACGAGTCCTGA
- a CDS encoding ABC transporter substrate-binding protein, whose translation MARWWRWLREDVWEIRFRRYVALTLAAVLAGLGIWGGMTATKENRSCAPGVVRPEGSRECVGVSWSAYAFGRPRFADTVRAIHRENARLEPGSYVTVALLEPFTATDADILADVLHELQGAYLAQYQANHDTTGLKPKIRLVLANPGSTGTYWQYTVDRLERMAKGPDRLRAVTGVGQSTDNNKKAVAELTARGIPVIGSSISADDLANGQHGKDPFPGLARVSPTNTDEARALASFAKVSAVNAFLVYDRTGDPYTRTLQGSFEKMLTGSRYEAQPFTPPADRSKEGSTSNVFAQITNILCNTPASTDTVLFAGRHTQLRQFINTLGQRGCHDRRFTVLTGDEGSYLAGDKDLDPAALKDPLLTVRYTALAHPDAWLRDSARTGGGAADAEALRALLARATKEPVGPVGPIALDDGQLIIAHDAMRLAVRGIRGASPTGRIPALADVGLQWPQVKGRELRVNGASGWICLDAHGNPYDKAVPIVQLTPESHARFVKIAWPEGKPPAKECLPPS comes from the coding sequence ATGGCGCGTTGGTGGCGGTGGCTGCGCGAGGACGTCTGGGAGATCCGCTTCCGCCGGTACGTGGCGCTGACCCTGGCCGCCGTCCTCGCGGGACTCGGCATCTGGGGCGGTATGACGGCCACCAAGGAGAATCGGTCCTGCGCCCCGGGCGTCGTCCGGCCCGAGGGCAGTCGCGAGTGCGTGGGTGTCTCGTGGTCCGCGTACGCCTTCGGCCGGCCGCGGTTCGCCGACACCGTACGGGCCATCCACCGGGAGAACGCCCGTCTGGAGCCCGGCAGTTACGTCACCGTCGCCCTGCTGGAGCCCTTCACCGCGACCGACGCCGACATCCTGGCCGACGTGCTGCACGAACTCCAGGGCGCCTATCTGGCCCAGTACCAGGCCAACCACGACACCACAGGGCTGAAGCCGAAGATCCGCCTGGTGCTGGCCAACCCCGGTTCCACCGGCACGTACTGGCAGTACACGGTCGACCGGCTGGAGCGTATGGCGAAGGGACCCGACCGGCTGCGCGCGGTGACCGGGGTCGGGCAGAGCACCGACAACAACAAGAAGGCGGTCGCGGAGCTGACCGCCCGGGGCATCCCGGTGATAGGGAGCTCGATCAGCGCCGACGACCTCGCCAACGGACAGCACGGCAAGGACCCCTTCCCCGGCCTCGCCCGCGTCTCCCCCACCAACACGGACGAGGCCCGTGCCCTCGCCTCCTTCGCCAAGGTCTCGGCCGTCAACGCCTTCCTGGTCTACGACCGGACGGGCGACCCGTACACGCGCACGCTGCAGGGGTCCTTCGAGAAGATGCTCACGGGCTCGCGCTACGAGGCCCAGCCCTTCACTCCCCCCGCCGACCGCAGCAAGGAGGGCAGCACCTCCAACGTCTTCGCGCAGATCACCAACATCCTGTGCAACACCCCGGCCAGTACCGACACCGTCCTGTTCGCGGGGCGCCACACCCAACTGCGCCAGTTCATCAACACGCTGGGCCAGCGCGGCTGCCACGACCGCCGGTTCACCGTGCTCACCGGCGACGAGGGTTCGTACCTCGCCGGCGACAAGGACCTCGACCCGGCCGCCCTGAAGGACCCGCTGCTGACCGTGCGGTACACGGCTCTCGCCCACCCGGACGCCTGGCTGAGGGACTCCGCGAGGACCGGGGGCGGCGCGGCCGACGCGGAAGCGCTCCGGGCGCTGCTGGCCCGCGCCACGAAGGAACCGGTCGGTCCCGTCGGCCCGATCGCCCTGGACGACGGCCAGCTGATCATCGCCCATGACGCCATGCGGCTCGCCGTGCGAGGCATCCGCGGGGCGTCGCCGACCGGGAGGATCCCGGCCCTCGCGGACGTGGGGCTCCAGTGGCCGCAGGTCAAGGGCAGGGAGCTGCGGGTGAACGGGGCGAGCGGGTGGATCTGTCTGGACGCCCACGGCAATCCGTACGACAAGGCCGTACCGATCGTGCAGCTGACCCCCGAGTCCCACGCCCGCTTCGTGAAGATCGCCTGGCCGGAGGGAAAGCCGCCGGCGAAGGAGTGCCTGCCGCCGTCGTAG
- a CDS encoding abortive phage infection protein: protein MQGISRARFLGMAAAGTAAAVLPAGRAGATAGRRGLTYRGAVYEVADGGTPGTGWSARRMRGDLRALAHDLHANSVKVTGDGVERLAATATEAAERGLHVWLEPTLGDVPERDILDHLAETGRSAERLRRQGARVHLSVGCEFVLYVPGIVPGANAQERVENLLNGTFDPVTMARRLHRFTARAAGVGRSVFRGRLTYAAAQDEDVDWGLFDLVGVDYYGFFRHRDAYVRDLSRYTRFGKPVAVMEFGCCTFEGAPERGGMGWDVVDHGKEPPEIKKGIVRSEHAQAAYLTDVLSVFESMGLYSAMAYTFVTPDAPHRPRDPRHDLDTASYSLVKTVEDRRPGAPDAAGWHWEPKESFHALARQYARHCR, encoded by the coding sequence ATGCAGGGGATCAGCCGGGCTCGGTTCCTGGGAATGGCCGCGGCGGGGACGGCGGCGGCGGTGCTGCCCGCGGGGCGGGCCGGGGCGACGGCCGGCCGGCGTGGACTGACCTACCGGGGCGCGGTCTACGAGGTGGCGGACGGGGGGACACCCGGCACGGGGTGGAGCGCCCGGCGGATGCGCGGCGACCTGCGCGCCCTCGCGCACGACCTGCACGCCAACTCCGTCAAGGTCACCGGCGACGGAGTGGAACGGCTCGCCGCCACGGCCACCGAGGCCGCGGAGCGGGGCCTGCACGTCTGGCTCGAACCGACCCTGGGCGACGTGCCGGAGCGGGACATCCTCGACCATCTCGCGGAGACGGGCCGCTCCGCGGAGCGGCTGCGCCGGCAGGGGGCCCGGGTGCACCTCAGCGTGGGGTGCGAGTTCGTGCTGTACGTGCCCGGGATCGTGCCCGGCGCCAACGCCCAGGAGCGCGTCGAGAACCTCCTCAACGGCACGTTCGACCCGGTGACGATGGCACGGCGCCTGCACCGCTTCACAGCGCGGGCGGCGGGCGTGGGCCGCTCCGTCTTCCGCGGGCGGCTGACGTACGCCGCCGCGCAGGACGAGGACGTCGACTGGGGGCTCTTCGATCTCGTCGGCGTCGACTACTACGGATTCTTCCGGCACCGTGACGCGTACGTCCGCGATCTCTCCCGGTACACCCGGTTCGGGAAGCCCGTCGCCGTCATGGAGTTCGGCTGCTGCACCTTCGAGGGCGCTCCGGAGCGCGGCGGCATGGGCTGGGACGTCGTCGACCACGGCAAGGAGCCGCCGGAGATCAAGAAGGGCATCGTCCGCAGCGAGCACGCACAGGCCGCGTATCTGACGGACGTGCTGTCGGTGTTCGAGTCGATGGGCCTGTACTCGGCGATGGCGTACACCTTCGTCACCCCGGACGCCCCGCACCGTCCCCGCGATCCGCGCCACGATCTCGACACGGCGAGCTACTCCCTCGTCAAGACGGTCGAGGACCGTCGGCCCGGCGCTCCGGACGCCGCCGGCTGGCACTGGGAGCCGAAGGAGTCCTTCCACGCGCTGGCCCGGCAGTACGCGCGGCACTGCCGCTGA
- a CDS encoding UbiX family flavin prenyltransferase encodes MKPGQTQRRPWIVGVSGASGTPYAAAVLRALLAAGESVDLVVSRASRLTLLDETGLSFRDAHWRDDLREWLARGADGKPGAFDVPEGHLDAVRHWSAGDLAAGPSSGSYPSKGMLIVPASTACVAGVALGLSKDLLQRAASVTLKEGRRLVVAVRETPLNGQTLRHLVSLDDAGATVLPASPAFYAGATHIQDLVDFVAGRVLDAAGVEHRLYRRWEGELGGGSRAT; translated from the coding sequence ATGAAGCCAGGACAGACGCAGCGCCGGCCTTGGATCGTGGGGGTGTCCGGCGCGTCGGGTACGCCGTACGCCGCCGCTGTGCTGCGTGCGTTGCTGGCCGCGGGAGAGAGCGTGGACCTGGTCGTCAGCAGGGCCTCGCGGCTCACGCTCCTCGACGAGACCGGACTCTCCTTCCGCGACGCGCACTGGCGGGACGACCTGCGGGAATGGCTGGCGCGGGGCGCGGACGGCAAGCCCGGCGCCTTCGACGTTCCCGAGGGGCACCTCGACGCCGTACGGCACTGGAGCGCGGGCGACCTGGCGGCGGGCCCGTCCTCGGGTTCGTACCCCTCCAAGGGCATGCTCATCGTGCCCGCCTCCACGGCCTGTGTGGCGGGCGTCGCCCTCGGCCTGTCGAAGGACCTGCTGCAACGCGCCGCGAGCGTGACCCTGAAGGAGGGGCGCCGGCTGGTCGTCGCCGTCCGCGAGACCCCGCTGAACGGGCAGACGCTGCGCCACCTGGTCTCCCTGGACGACGCGGGCGCGACCGTGCTGCCCGCCTCGCCGGCCTTCTACGCGGGCGCCACGCACATCCAGGACCTGGTGGACTTCGTCGCCGGGCGGGTGCTGGACGCCGCCGGCGTCGAACACCGGCTGTACCGCCGCTGGGAGGGCGAACTCGGCGGTGGCTCCCGCGCGACCTGA
- a CDS encoding Lrp/AsnC family transcriptional regulator, protein MDAVDRQLIQALRENGRASYAELGRLVGLSGPSVTDRINRLEAAGVITGYRATVDSASLGLGVTALIGISLSDAADHEDVAHRMRDLGEIEDCWFIAGDDSFMLKVRASDVDGLEKTIRRLSGTKGVSRTRTTIVLSTKWENRVGELPEEE, encoded by the coding sequence ATGGACGCGGTGGACAGGCAGCTCATCCAGGCCCTGAGAGAGAACGGCAGGGCGTCCTACGCGGAGCTGGGGCGCCTCGTCGGTCTGTCGGGGCCCAGCGTCACCGACCGCATCAACCGGTTGGAGGCGGCCGGGGTCATCACCGGGTACCGCGCCACCGTCGACTCCGCCTCGCTCGGTCTCGGGGTCACCGCCCTGATCGGCATCTCGCTGTCCGACGCGGCCGACCACGAGGACGTGGCCCACCGCATGCGGGACCTCGGTGAGATCGAGGACTGCTGGTTCATCGCGGGCGACGACTCGTTCATGCTCAAGGTGCGCGCGAGCGACGTGGACGGCCTGGAGAAGACCATCCGGAGGCTGTCGGGAACGAAGGGCGTCTCCAGGACCCGTACGACGATCGTGCTCTCCACGAAGTGGGAGAACCGGGTGGGGGAGCTGCCCGAGGAGGAATAG
- the mqnE gene encoding aminofutalosine synthase MqnE, translating into MDVGLKRELEDKVRAGERLTREDGIALYESDDLAWLGGLAHEVRTRKNGDVVHFNVNRHLNMTNVCTASCAYCSFQRKPGEKDAYTMRIEEAVRLAKAMENENLTELHIVNGLHPNLPWRYYPRSLSELKKALPNVSLKAFTATEIHHFETISGMSASDILDELIEAGLESLTGGGAEIFDWEVRQHIVDHRTHWEDWSRIHRLAHSKGLKTPATMLYGHIEEPRHRVDHVLRLRELQDETGGFQVFIPLRYQHDFVDMKDGKVRNKLQARTQMATGAEALKTFAVSRLLFDNVPHVKVFWVMHGVQTAQLALQHGADDMDGSVVEYKITHDADNYGTPNKLTREDLLDLIRDAGFRPMERNTRYEIIREYDGPDPERREAPQPMRV; encoded by the coding sequence ATGGATGTCGGGCTCAAGCGCGAGCTGGAGGACAAGGTCCGGGCCGGTGAGCGGCTGACCCGCGAGGACGGCATCGCGCTCTACGAGTCGGACGACCTGGCCTGGCTCGGCGGACTCGCCCACGAGGTGCGCACGCGGAAGAACGGCGACGTCGTCCACTTCAACGTCAACCGCCACCTCAACATGACGAACGTGTGCACCGCGTCGTGCGCCTACTGCTCGTTCCAGCGCAAGCCGGGCGAGAAGGACGCGTACACGATGCGTATCGAGGAAGCCGTCCGTCTCGCCAAGGCGATGGAGAACGAGAACCTCACCGAGCTGCACATCGTCAACGGCCTGCACCCGAACCTCCCGTGGCGCTATTACCCGCGCTCCCTCAGCGAGCTGAAGAAGGCCCTGCCGAACGTCTCGCTGAAGGCGTTCACGGCGACGGAGATCCACCACTTCGAGACGATCTCCGGCATGTCGGCCTCCGACATCCTGGACGAGCTGATCGAGGCGGGCCTCGAGTCGCTGACCGGCGGCGGCGCGGAGATCTTCGACTGGGAGGTGCGCCAGCACATCGTCGACCACCGCACCCACTGGGAGGACTGGTCGCGTATCCACCGCCTCGCGCACTCCAAGGGCCTCAAGACCCCCGCGACCATGCTGTACGGGCACATCGAGGAGCCCCGCCACCGTGTCGACCACGTCCTCAGGCTCCGTGAGCTGCAGGACGAGACCGGCGGCTTCCAGGTCTTCATCCCGCTGCGCTACCAGCACGACTTCGTGGACATGAAGGACGGCAAGGTCCGCAACAAGCTCCAGGCCCGCACCCAGATGGCGACCGGCGCCGAGGCGCTGAAGACCTTCGCGGTCTCCCGGCTGCTGTTCGACAACGTCCCGCACGTCAAGGTCTTCTGGGTCATGCACGGCGTACAGACCGCGCAGCTCGCCCTCCAGCACGGCGCGGACGACATGGACGGCTCGGTCGTCGAGTACAAGATCACGCACGACGCGGACAACTACGGCACCCCGAACAAGCTGACCCGCGAGGATCTGCTCGACCTGATCCGCGACGCCGGCTTCCGCCCGATGGAGCGCAACACCCGCTACGAGATCATCCGCGAGTACGACGGCCCGGACCCGGAGCGCCGCGAGGCCCCGCAGCCGATGCGCGTCTGA